The genomic segment TCCTCGGGTCCATGTAGCGCGCACGAAGCTGGTACAGCTCCGTCGTCCGGTCGAAGCGTTCCCCGGCGTACCGGTAGTCGTTCTCCGTCACGCCCGTGTGCGACGTCGTCTCGCCCCACGCGTCGTACGTCCACGTGTCCGTCACCTGGGCCGACTCGTTCGCCAGCATCCGCACCGAGCCGTGGCCGTCGAACAGGTACCAGTACTTCGAACCGCCCCGTTCCATCGCGACGAGATTGTCCCTGCCCCGGGTTAAGCGAACGGCACAGCATTCGGGGCTGCCAAGCCCCGAATGCTGTGCCGTTCGCTTAACTCGACGCGCGGCATAAGCGACCAACACAGCTCGCTACGCTTCTCTGGTTGTCTGCTTATGCCGCGTTGTCGAGGCAAGTAAACCGTAGCCCGTACAAACGTTCAAAAATGGTATGCGGTTACATATGCCGCCGTTTGTTGCCCTGGAATCCCAAACGCTATTTTTTTGTCAAGTTACCGGAA from the Fretibacterium sp. OH1220_COT-178 genome contains:
- a CDS encoding RHS repeat-associated core domain-containing protein, translated to MERGGSKYWYLFDGHGSVRMLANESAQVTDTWTYDAWGETTSHTGVTENDYRYAGERFDRTTELYQLRARYMDPR